A portion of the Sulfuriferula sp. AH1 genome contains these proteins:
- a CDS encoding sulfurtransferase, protein MNSHVLIEPAQLQRDMATEPVVVIDTRDPAVYAQGHIPGAINLREIFTYLSTSDHEGLETMQHKFAEAFGAAGLSGNETAVVYEDTMNTGFGQSCRGYFLLQYLGYPKAKVLHGGYQAWIGAGLSTTTEPTMPTPAQFPLSSEPGTVMVNKDQMLAAVNDPAIIKLDVRDVDEWIATSSSPYGPDFCPRKGRIPGAKWLEWYRLMKPAADGSVFKARDEVLAECQTVGIQPHSRVYIYCFKGARASNTFLALKDAGIHDVKIYFGSWNEWSRDPALPIEEGFPLG, encoded by the coding sequence GTGAACAGCCATGTACTGATAGAGCCCGCACAACTGCAACGCGATATGGCGACCGAGCCTGTTGTGGTGATTGATACCCGCGATCCAGCCGTATATGCCCAGGGGCATATACCTGGTGCAATTAATCTGCGCGAGATATTTACCTACCTCTCCACCAGCGATCATGAAGGCCTGGAAACCATGCAGCACAAATTTGCCGAGGCGTTTGGTGCGGCAGGTTTGTCCGGCAACGAGACCGCTGTCGTATATGAAGACACCATGAATACCGGCTTCGGCCAATCCTGTCGCGGCTATTTCCTGCTCCAGTATCTGGGCTACCCCAAAGCCAAAGTGCTGCACGGCGGCTACCAGGCCTGGATAGGTGCAGGACTGTCCACCACTACCGAGCCCACCATGCCCACACCCGCCCAATTTCCGCTGTCCAGCGAACCAGGCACGGTCATGGTCAACAAAGACCAGATGCTGGCTGCGGTCAACGACCCCGCCATCATCAAGCTGGATGTGCGCGATGTGGATGAGTGGATAGCAACCAGTTCTTCGCCTTACGGACCGGATTTTTGCCCGCGCAAAGGCCGTATCCCCGGCGCCAAATGGCTGGAGTGGTACCGGCTGATGAAACCGGCGGCAGATGGCAGCGTATTCAAGGCACGCGATGAAGTGCTTGCGGAATGCCAGACCGTCGGCATCCAGCCGCATTCCCGGGTTTATATCTACTGCTTCAAGGGTGCGCGCGCTTCCAATACCTTCCTGGCATTAAAAGATGCTGGCATCCACGACGTGAAAATCTACTTCGGTTCATGGAACGAGTGGTCGCGCGATCCGGCCTTGCCTATTGAAGAAGGCTTTCCGCTGGGCTGA
- a CDS encoding sigma-54-dependent Fis family transcriptional regulator: MDAVINRTEPEILVDEELLVIREASALMGKSPDQHYVIREILHLLSELLGLNRGRVVLPDAEGGMLRIAHAYGLSQAEIKRGHFLPGEGITGRAMQSGQMVIIQDIDSESVFLFRTVAREQLPHETVSYIAMPIEQGGKVLGVLGVHRLRDRPRPLARDLQMLKIAATLIAQVIMLNRYIQERTARLESENRELKWALNKNPSNLGSFGIVGESMPLRRALKQIEQVAQTDATVLLLGESGTGKELFARALHLSSARRDFPFIKVNCGAIPENLFESELFGYEKGAFTGATTSRPGYFEQANNGTLFLDEIGDMPLAMQVKLLRVLQENTIQRVGARRETAINVRIVTATNQDLQQLVSRGKFRLDLFYRINVIPVRLPTLQERPEDVRHLVRYYLNQINQSYQRNVNIAPDALEQLAAYSWPGNVRQLRNVLERLALLSENRLISAAEAATVIASESVNGSAGYPVAELEVPLPGGLRAYQPVQSSDRAGIIQTLAICNGNKSRAAQQLGMTLRQLNYRIQRLGIV, translated from the coding sequence ATGGATGCTGTTATCAACCGTACCGAGCCGGAAATTCTGGTGGATGAAGAGTTGCTGGTAATCCGCGAGGCTTCGGCGCTGATGGGCAAAAGCCCGGACCAGCACTATGTCATCCGCGAGATTCTGCATTTGCTGTCCGAGCTGCTCGGGTTGAATCGCGGGCGCGTGGTGTTGCCGGATGCCGAGGGCGGCATGTTGCGCATCGCGCATGCGTACGGTCTGTCGCAGGCGGAGATCAAGCGCGGTCATTTTTTGCCGGGAGAGGGTATTACCGGGCGGGCGATGCAAAGCGGACAGATGGTGATAATCCAGGACATCGACAGCGAGTCCGTATTCCTGTTTCGCACCGTAGCGCGCGAGCAGTTGCCGCATGAAACCGTGTCTTATATTGCAATGCCCATCGAGCAGGGCGGCAAGGTGCTGGGGGTGCTTGGCGTGCACCGTTTGCGTGACCGGCCACGGCCGCTGGCGCGGGATCTGCAAATGCTCAAGATTGCCGCCACGCTGATTGCGCAGGTCATCATGCTCAACCGTTATATCCAGGAGCGCACTGCCCGGCTGGAATCGGAAAATCGCGAGCTGAAATGGGCGCTGAACAAGAACCCGTCCAACCTGGGTTCATTTGGCATCGTCGGCGAATCGATGCCGTTGCGGCGTGCGCTCAAGCAGATCGAGCAGGTTGCGCAAACGGATGCGACCGTGTTGTTATTGGGCGAATCCGGCACCGGAAAGGAGCTGTTTGCGCGTGCTCTGCACCTTTCCAGTGCGCGCCGCGACTTTCCATTCATCAAGGTCAATTGCGGCGCGATTCCGGAAAATCTGTTCGAGTCCGAGCTGTTCGGTTACGAAAAGGGCGCTTTTACCGGTGCCACCACCAGCCGTCCCGGTTACTTCGAGCAGGCGAATAACGGCACTCTGTTCCTGGATGAAATCGGCGACATGCCGCTGGCGATGCAGGTCAAATTGTTGCGGGTATTGCAGGAAAATACCATACAGCGCGTTGGTGCGCGCCGCGAGACCGCGATCAATGTGCGCATCGTCACTGCCACCAATCAGGATTTGCAGCAGTTGGTCAGTCGCGGCAAATTCCGTCTCGACCTGTTCTATCGCATCAACGTGATACCGGTGCGGCTGCCTACCTTGCAGGAACGGCCCGAGGATGTGCGCCATCTGGTGCGCTACTATCTGAACCAGATCAATCAGAGTTATCAGCGCAATGTCAATATCGCACCCGATGCGCTGGAGCAGCTGGCGGCCTACAGCTGGCCTGGCAATGTGCGGCAGTTGCGCAATGTGCTGGAGCGTCTGGCCTTGCTGTCGGAGAACAGATTAATCAGTGCGGCCGAGGCGGCAACGGTGATTGCCAGCGAAAGCGTGAATGGCTCTGCCGGCTATCCGGTTGCCGAACTTGAGGTGCCGTTACCCGGCGGCTTGCGCGCTTACCAGCCGGTACAAAGCAGCGATCGCGCCGGCATTATCCAGACCCTGGCGATATGCAACGGCAATAAATCGCGTGCTGCCCAGCAATTGGGCATGACCTTGCGTCAGCTGAATTACCGTATCCAGCGGTTAGGGATAGTTTGA
- a CDS encoding OsmC family protein, with protein MPEAAVLKMNTVLAPIDKVGLEALAEKGKANPQNVVTLKTKTVCEGKFRNLSYVRNLPAHVIDEPPHLLGDDTAPNPSEAVLATLGSCLSVGLHANAVARGITLSKIELELEGDINVTAVWGVGDLSASKVLGFTDIRVKIHLEGNASRSELEDLVAHANHWSPVANTMRNPVGVTVVLA; from the coding sequence ATGCCGGAAGCCGCCGTACTTAAAATGAATACCGTATTAGCTCCGATCGACAAAGTGGGCCTGGAAGCGCTTGCCGAAAAAGGCAAAGCCAACCCGCAAAATGTCGTCACCCTGAAAACCAAAACCGTATGCGAAGGCAAATTCCGCAATCTGAGCTACGTCCGCAATCTGCCTGCACACGTCATCGATGAACCGCCGCACCTGCTGGGCGACGATACCGCGCCCAACCCTTCCGAAGCCGTATTGGCAACACTTGGCTCCTGCCTGTCGGTTGGCCTGCATGCCAACGCCGTAGCGCGCGGCATCACCCTGAGCAAAATCGAGCTGGAACTGGAAGGCGACATCAACGTGACCGCGGTATGGGGCGTCGGCGATCTGTCCGCCAGCAAAGTGCTCGGCTTTACCGACATCCGCGTCAAGATTCACCTGGAAGGCAATGCCAGCCGCAGCGAACTGGAAGATCTGGTCGCGCACGCCAACCATTGGTCGCCTGTCGCCAATACCATGCGTAATCCGGTCGGTGTCACGGTCGTTTTGGCTTGA
- a CDS encoding acyl-CoA dehydrogenase family protein — protein MQVEMLKPEPEAESAESLPGINELIRTHLCPHVVNIDLKGEYPGEFLHRLGAIGGFGAMVAPQSGGTGYGLKNAIRVIEDVSRECVSTGFLVWAQQACAWYLQNSSNLSIRRDVLPLIAKGTALGGTGQSNAMKSCVAIEDNRLTAQRVEGGYQVNGTLPWVSNIGIDHYFHVGIDVANEPGLMIALVKGSHPGLTLNQNAHFIAMEGTNTFACHFKDVFIANDAVVSHPSEFVQFRSRTKAAFILMQMGMGLGLVDACVNMMKRSNKTHGHVNRFLDDQAEDVETALFEARTACYRLADKIDAMPEANHERETLAIRLAGSELALKAANSAMLHLGAKGYLVGNAAQRRVREAYFIAIVTPAIKHLRKELHDIDTGSCTCSA, from the coding sequence ATGCAAGTCGAAATGTTAAAACCAGAGCCGGAAGCCGAAAGTGCAGAATCGCTGCCCGGCATCAACGAGCTGATCCGTACCCATTTGTGTCCGCATGTGGTCAACATCGATCTCAAGGGCGAATACCCCGGCGAGTTCCTGCACCGGCTGGGCGCGATCGGCGGTTTTGGCGCGATGGTTGCGCCGCAATCCGGCGGTACCGGTTATGGCCTCAAGAACGCGATCCGGGTGATCGAGGATGTGTCGCGCGAATGCGTATCCACCGGCTTTCTGGTGTGGGCGCAACAAGCCTGCGCCTGGTATCTGCAGAACAGCAGCAATCTGTCCATCCGCCGCGACGTGCTGCCGCTGATCGCCAAAGGCACTGCGCTCGGCGGCACCGGGCAGTCCAATGCGATGAAATCCTGCGTTGCCATCGAAGACAACCGGCTCACTGCCCAGCGGGTTGAAGGCGGGTATCAGGTGAACGGCACGCTGCCCTGGGTATCCAATATCGGCATCGATCATTATTTCCATGTCGGCATCGACGTCGCAAATGAACCCGGCTTGATGATTGCCTTGGTCAAGGGCAGTCATCCCGGATTGACTCTCAACCAGAACGCGCACTTTATTGCGATGGAAGGCACCAATACCTTCGCCTGCCATTTCAAGGATGTGTTTATCGCCAATGATGCCGTGGTATCACACCCCAGCGAATTCGTGCAGTTCCGTTCACGTACCAAAGCGGCGTTTATCCTGATGCAGATGGGCATGGGGCTGGGCCTGGTCGATGCCTGCGTGAACATGATGAAGCGTTCCAATAAAACGCACGGTCACGTGAACCGGTTTCTCGACGATCAGGCCGAGGATGTTGAAACCGCATTGTTTGAGGCGCGTACGGCGTGCTACCGCCTGGCTGATAAGATCGATGCCATGCCCGAAGCCAATCACGAACGCGAAACGCTCGCCATTCGTCTGGCCGGTAGTGAACTGGCGCTGAAGGCCGCCAACTCCGCCATGCTGCATCTCGGTGCCAAAGGTTATCTGGTCGGCAATGCCGCCCAGCGCCGGGTACGCGAAGCCTATTTTATTGCGATTGTGACGCCGGCGATCAAACACCTGCGCAAGGAATTGCACGATATCGATACCGGCAGCTGCACCTGCAGTGCCTGA
- a CDS encoding DUF302 domain-containing protein, translating to MLTFIVNLDVDTTVAKLSEAIQAVPMGLVAHINGQANAARRGLIVPADQILEVFRPDFAIRVWQADKRAGIDIPLRIHVYEAEGKTRVAMRSPAEVFAPYGNAGLDKLAGELAPIFDTILASLTPYKEAS from the coding sequence ATGCTCACGTTTATTGTTAATCTGGATGTAGATACCACAGTCGCCAAACTCAGCGAGGCTATACAGGCCGTACCGATGGGGCTGGTCGCGCATATCAACGGCCAGGCCAATGCCGCCAGGCGTGGCCTGATCGTTCCTGCCGACCAGATCCTGGAGGTATTCCGCCCCGATTTCGCGATCCGCGTGTGGCAGGCCGACAAGCGCGCGGGAATTGACATCCCGTTGCGCATCCACGTGTATGAAGCGGAAGGCAAGACCCGTGTCGCCATGCGCAGCCCGGCCGAGGTGTTTGCGCCGTACGGCAACGCCGGGCTGGACAAACTGGCAGGCGAACTGGCGCCTATTTTCGACACCATTCTAGCCAGTCTCACGCCTTACAAGGAGGCATCATGA
- a CDS encoding rubredoxin translates to MNICTEVLTRKWICMICDFVYDEALGIPDEGIAPGTRFEDIPESWVCTDCGVTKSDFELIGE, encoded by the coding sequence ATGAATATCTGTACTGAAGTATTAACGCGCAAATGGATCTGCATGATCTGCGATTTTGTTTACGACGAAGCGCTCGGCATCCCCGACGAAGGCATCGCGCCGGGTACGCGCTTTGAAGATATCCCGGAGAGCTGGGTATGCACCGATTGCGGCGTCACCAAAAGTGACTTCGAGCTGATTGGGGAGTGA
- a CDS encoding DUF6290 family protein — MATSIRLDPATEQRLDYLAAQTGRTKAYFLRELIANALADLEDYYLANAKMERIRKGEEKVYSTKQVKKDLGLDD; from the coding sequence ATGGCCACTTCAATCAGACTTGATCCGGCGACCGAGCAACGACTGGACTATCTGGCCGCACAAACCGGCCGCACCAAAGCCTATTTTCTGCGAGAGCTGATCGCAAATGCTCTTGCTGATCTGGAAGACTACTATTTAGCCAATGCAAAGATGGAACGTATCCGTAAAGGGGAAGAAAAGGTCTACTCTACCAAGCAAGTAAAGAAAGACCTTGGCCTGGACGATTAA
- a CDS encoding thioredoxin family protein, translating into MMKYIRSGLFALCIWMLSGLAVANPNIVSFAKNLHADAQLARQKGVPVLIIFTSLDCGYCERVMKDYLIPMQHNPDSAKKVLIRRVEISSDKPLIGFDGKQITSQQYAALMKIKLTPTIIVFTPDGMPAGDPLVGLGPEDYYGGYLDAAIDAGLTKMRPAAH; encoded by the coding sequence ATGATGAAATATATTCGATCAGGTCTATTCGCGTTATGTATCTGGATGTTGTCCGGCCTGGCCGTGGCGAACCCGAATATCGTCAGTTTCGCAAAGAATCTGCATGCCGACGCGCAACTTGCGCGACAAAAAGGCGTGCCGGTACTGATTATTTTCACCAGCCTGGATTGCGGCTATTGCGAACGCGTCATGAAGGATTACCTCATCCCCATGCAGCACAACCCGGATTCCGCCAAGAAAGTACTGATCCGGCGAGTTGAAATCAGCAGCGACAAGCCGCTGATCGGTTTTGACGGCAAACAGATTACCAGCCAGCAGTACGCCGCACTGATGAAAATAAAACTCACACCTACCATCATCGTATTCACCCCTGACGGGATGCCCGCCGGCGACCCGCTGGTCGGGCTAGGTCCGGAAGACTACTACGGGGGCTATCTGGATGCCGCGATTGATGCCGGACTGACGAAGATGCGTCCTGCTGCGCATTGA
- the hemC gene encoding hydroxymethylbilane synthase, which translates to MLNSPNLPLPSKLVIASRESALAMWQAEYISARLRELYPQMTVQILGMTTQGDQILDVSLSKIGGKGLFVKELETAMLEGRADIAVHSMKDVPMNLPQGFTLAAIGEREDPRDALVSNHYDNLEALPHGARVGTSSLRRESQLRARFPHLVIEALRGNVQTRLRKLDEGQYDAIILAAAGLKRLGLAARIRTELPPEQSLPAVGQGALGIECLTTRTDLIALLSPLNDADTADCVRAERGMSRALGGSCQVPLGGYAEIVNDVISLRGFVAEIDGSRIISGSVSGAREQAEALGTTLAEQLVAQGAGRILAELAL; encoded by the coding sequence TTGCTAAATAGTCCAAATCTCCCCCTTCCGTCCAAATTGGTCATTGCGTCGCGCGAAAGTGCGCTGGCGATGTGGCAGGCCGAATACATATCTGCTCGTTTGCGCGAGCTTTATCCACAAATGACCGTGCAGATACTGGGCATGACCACGCAGGGCGACCAGATCCTGGACGTGTCGCTGAGCAAGATCGGTGGCAAGGGCCTGTTCGTCAAGGAGCTGGAAACCGCCATGCTGGAAGGGCGCGCCGATATCGCAGTGCATTCGATGAAAGACGTGCCGATGAATCTGCCGCAAGGCTTTACGCTGGCGGCAATCGGCGAGCGCGAGGATCCGCGCGATGCGCTGGTGTCCAATCATTACGACAACCTGGAGGCGTTGCCGCACGGTGCGCGCGTCGGCACTTCCAGCCTGCGCCGCGAAAGCCAGTTGCGCGCGCGTTTCCCGCATCTGGTCATCGAAGCTTTGCGCGGTAATGTGCAGACGCGTTTGCGCAAGCTTGACGAAGGCCAGTACGACGCGATCATTCTGGCTGCAGCCGGCCTGAAACGTCTGGGTCTGGCAGCGCGCATCCGTACCGAGCTGCCGCCGGAACAGAGTCTGCCTGCAGTGGGTCAGGGTGCGTTGGGCATCGAATGCCTGACAACGCGTACCGATCTCATTGCGCTGCTCTCTCCGCTGAACGATGCGGACACTGCCGACTGCGTGCGTGCCGAGCGCGGCATGAGTCGGGCATTGGGTGGCAGCTGCCAGGTGCCGCTGGGCGGTTACGCCGAAATCGTGAATGATGTAATCAGCCTGCGCGGTTTTGTCGCCGAGATCGACGGTAGCCGCATCATCAGCGGCAGCGTCAGCGGTGCGCGCGAACAGGCCGAAGCGCTGGGTACGACGCTGGCCGAGCAGCTTGTTGCGCAAGGTGCAGGCAGGATACTGGCGGAGCTGGCATTATGA
- a CDS encoding uroporphyrinogen-III synthase, with protein MSGGLDGKGILVTRPAHQAVELAERIIAANGKPVMFPVLEILDTADLAPLYDLIDRLDEVDMAIFISPNAVNKAMNLIKSRRELPAHLQIAAIGRGSSRELKHFGIEKIVAPTARFDSENLLEMPELQDVAGKHIVIFRGDGGREILGDTLTARGAKIEYAECYRRSRPDVNAGNLLRQWSRNEINAVTITSSEGLRNLYDMLGKLGRQWLKSTPVFVPHERILGVAQELGLEHGILTEPGDEGLIAGMTEWFAEQHE; from the coding sequence ATGAGCGGCGGATTAGACGGCAAAGGCATTCTGGTCACGCGTCCGGCGCATCAGGCGGTCGAACTGGCGGAACGCATCATTGCCGCGAATGGCAAGCCGGTGATGTTCCCGGTACTGGAGATTCTGGATACGGCCGATCTGGCGCCGTTGTACGACCTGATCGACCGGCTGGACGAAGTGGACATGGCGATCTTCATCAGCCCCAATGCCGTCAACAAGGCGATGAACCTGATCAAGTCGCGGCGCGAACTGCCTGCGCATCTGCAGATTGCCGCTATCGGCCGCGGCAGCAGCCGCGAACTCAAGCATTTCGGTATCGAGAAGATCGTCGCGCCGACTGCGCGTTTCGATAGCGAGAATCTGCTGGAAATGCCTGAATTGCAGGATGTGGCCGGCAAGCATATCGTGATCTTCCGCGGCGACGGCGGCCGCGAGATACTGGGCGACACGCTCACTGCGCGCGGCGCAAAGATCGAATACGCCGAATGTTACCGGCGCAGCCGCCCCGACGTGAACGCAGGCAATCTGCTGCGCCAATGGTCGCGTAACGAAATCAATGCGGTGACCATCACCAGCTCCGAAGGCTTGCGCAATCTGTATGACATGCTGGGCAAGCTCGGGCGGCAATGGCTCAAATCCACGCCGGTGTTCGTGCCGCATGAGCGCATACTCGGAGTTGCGCAGGAACTGGGGCTGGAACACGGTATTCTGACCGAACCCGGCGATGAAGGCCTGATTGCCGGTATGACTGAGTGGTTTGCGGAACAGCATGAATGA
- a CDS encoding uroporphyrinogen-III C-methyltransferase, with protein sequence MNELDDKPDLLDRLGDYLNPALIFALLAFGFAGWQWWQTRNEFNAMRQELSQRLTRASDVAQESRVLSRQTADNSRDMALRLGEIQARLADSQNQQMALEALYRDMSKSRDDWTLADIEQVILTANQQLQLAGNVKAAIIALQNADARLQSLNKPQFTGLRRALNNDIQRLQSLPQVDTVGITLNLDNLIAQVDQLPLSSDHEIPVKAPGLPKLAPVDAAGRFSQEMWQDLKGLVQVRRLDTPDAALLAPEQSYFLRQNLKLRLLTARIALLAHDETSYKMDLEAAKTWLTRYFNVRDSRTANAVKQTNRLINSSISIQLPTLTESITALQKSSRLGRVH encoded by the coding sequence ATGAATGAACTCGACGACAAGCCGGATCTGCTCGACAGACTCGGCGATTATCTGAATCCGGCGCTGATTTTCGCGCTGCTGGCATTCGGCTTTGCCGGCTGGCAGTGGTGGCAGACGCGTAATGAGTTCAATGCGATGCGCCAGGAGCTTAGTCAGCGCCTGACTCGCGCCAGCGATGTCGCGCAGGAAAGCCGCGTGCTCAGCCGGCAGACCGCCGACAATAGTCGGGATATGGCGTTACGGCTGGGTGAGATACAGGCCAGGCTTGCCGATTCGCAAAATCAGCAGATGGCGCTGGAAGCGCTCTATCGCGATATGTCCAAAAGCCGGGACGACTGGACTCTGGCCGATATCGAGCAGGTGATATTGACGGCCAACCAGCAGCTGCAGCTTGCCGGTAACGTCAAGGCCGCGATTATCGCCTTGCAAAATGCGGACGCGCGCCTGCAGTCGCTTAACAAGCCGCAGTTCACCGGTTTGCGCCGTGCGCTGAATAATGACATCCAGCGCCTGCAAAGTCTGCCGCAGGTGGATACGGTCGGTATCACGCTGAATCTGGACAACCTGATCGCTCAGGTCGACCAGTTGCCGTTATCCAGCGATCATGAGATTCCGGTCAAAGCGCCGGGCCTGCCCAAGCTGGCGCCAGTCGATGCGGCCGGTCGTTTCAGTCAGGAAATGTGGCAAGATCTCAAAGGGCTGGTGCAAGTCCGTCGCCTTGATACCCCGGATGCGGCATTGCTTGCGCCGGAGCAAAGTTATTTCCTGCGGCAGAATCTGAAATTGCGTTTGCTGACCGCCAGAATCGCATTGCTGGCGCACGATGAGACCAGTTACAAGATGGATCTGGAAGCTGCCAAAACCTGGCTGACCCGTTATTTCAATGTGCGCGATAGCCGTACCGCAAATGCCGTCAAGCAAACCAACAGGCTGATCAATAGTTCGATCAGCATCCAGTTACCGACGCTGACAGAGAGCATCACGGCATTGCAAAAAAGCAGTCGTCTGGGACGGGTGCATTAA
- a CDS encoding heme biosynthesis HemY N-terminal domain-containing protein: protein MRVLIWILLIFTLAVGFTLAGKFDPGYAVLVYPPYRIELSLTLLLVILLGLLVIADIFVRVANATLSLPQQVREFRLQQRQQHEQAVLMKAITEYLEQRYPQAEAAAQQAIDLNASVHLAALIAARAAEAQHALERRDKYLVVAGQHKTALVKVKALP from the coding sequence ATGCGCGTGCTGATCTGGATATTGCTGATCTTCACGCTGGCGGTGGGCTTCACGCTAGCTGGCAAATTCGACCCCGGCTATGCCGTGCTGGTTTATCCGCCGTATCGCATCGAATTATCGCTGACCTTGCTGCTGGTGATATTGCTGGGCTTGCTCGTCATCGCCGATATCTTTGTCCGTGTGGCCAATGCTACGCTCAGTTTGCCCCAGCAGGTGCGCGAATTTCGTTTGCAGCAGCGCCAGCAGCATGAACAGGCCGTGTTGATGAAGGCGATTACCGAATATCTGGAACAGCGTTATCCGCAAGCCGAAGCCGCTGCCCAGCAGGCGATCGATTTGAATGCCTCGGTGCATCTGGCGGCACTCATTGCTGCCCGCGCGGCTGAGGCGCAGCACGCCCTCGAGCGCCGCGACAAATATCTGGTCGTGGCAGGTCAGCATAAGACTGCCCTGGTCAAGGTCAAGGCGCTTCCGTAA